One genomic window of Corallococcus caeni includes the following:
- a CDS encoding radical SAM protein has translation MEGRYELIEHVCSLLADEVGTLRKEAPYRVALCYPSPYHVGMSSLGYQAIYREVHAHAGATAERVFLPDDVETYKRTRTPLFTWESQASVSGFEMLAFSVAYELELTGLFTMLELSGLPVLASERDARHPLVVAGGPLTFSNPDPLEPFVDVLVQGEAEDLIHVLLEAAASMEREALLDYLAKVPGFRVPGRGGARYHVAKATDARLPARTQIITPHTELRSMFLIEPERGCSRGCHYCVMRRTTNGGMRTVPPERVLSLIPDYAKRVGLVGAAVTDHPRIVELLRTIVDSGREVGVSSLRADRLTQELVDQLRRGGATNLTVAADGASQKMRNLVDRKHSEEQIVRAARFARTAGMKQLKVYNVVGLPHEDDADIDELIRFTTELSRILPVALGVAPFVAKRNTPLDGAPFAGLREVENKLERLRKGLRGRAEVRPTSARWAWVEYMLAQCGPEAGLAAMDAWRAGGSFAAWKRAFQERGCEPYLARRVEDGRRQPTVWPVVPGRPPPQPSAA, from the coding sequence ATGGAGGGCCGATACGAACTCATCGAGCACGTCTGCTCGCTTCTCGCGGACGAAGTGGGGACGCTCCGCAAGGAGGCGCCCTACCGGGTCGCGCTCTGCTACCCGAGCCCCTACCACGTGGGCATGAGCTCGCTGGGCTACCAGGCCATCTACCGGGAGGTGCATGCGCACGCGGGCGCGACCGCGGAGCGTGTCTTCCTTCCCGATGATGTCGAGACATACAAGAGAACACGGACGCCATTGTTTACCTGGGAATCCCAGGCATCGGTGTCTGGCTTTGAAATGCTTGCATTCTCCGTGGCTTACGAATTGGAGCTCACGGGTTTGTTCACGATGTTGGAGTTGTCTGGTTTGCCGGTTCTTGCCTCGGAGCGGGATGCAAGGCATCCGCTGGTGGTGGCGGGCGGCCCGCTGACGTTCTCCAACCCGGATCCGCTGGAGCCCTTCGTGGACGTGCTCGTCCAGGGGGAGGCGGAGGATCTGATCCACGTGCTGCTGGAGGCCGCGGCCTCCATGGAGCGCGAGGCGCTGCTGGATTACCTGGCGAAGGTCCCCGGCTTCCGGGTGCCCGGGCGGGGCGGAGCGCGCTACCACGTGGCGAAGGCGACGGACGCCCGGCTGCCGGCGCGCACGCAGATCATCACGCCGCACACGGAGCTGCGCTCGATGTTCCTCATCGAGCCGGAGCGTGGCTGCTCGCGCGGCTGCCACTACTGCGTCATGCGCCGCACGACGAATGGCGGCATGCGCACGGTGCCTCCGGAGCGGGTGCTGTCGCTCATCCCGGACTACGCGAAGCGCGTGGGGCTGGTGGGCGCGGCGGTGACGGACCATCCGCGCATCGTGGAGCTGCTGCGCACCATCGTGGACTCGGGGCGTGAGGTGGGGGTGTCCTCGCTGCGCGCGGACCGGCTCACCCAGGAGCTGGTGGATCAGCTCCGGCGGGGCGGGGCGACGAACCTCACGGTGGCCGCGGACGGGGCTTCCCAGAAGATGCGGAACCTGGTGGACCGCAAGCACTCCGAGGAGCAGATCGTCCGCGCAGCGCGGTTCGCTCGCACCGCGGGCATGAAGCAGCTCAAGGTCTACAACGTGGTGGGCCTGCCGCATGAGGACGACGCGGACATCGACGAGCTGATCCGCTTCACCACGGAGCTGTCGCGCATCCTGCCGGTGGCGCTGGGTGTGGCTCCCTTCGTGGCCAAGCGGAACACGCCGCTGGACGGAGCGCCCTTCGCGGGGCTGCGCGAGGTGGAGAACAAGCTGGAGCGGCTGCGCAAGGGCCTTCGCGGGCGGGCGGAGGTGCGGCCCACGTCCGCGCGCTGGGCCTGGGTGGAGTACATGCTGGCCCAGTGCGGCCCGGAGGCGGGGCTCGCCGCCATGGACGCCTGGCGCGCGGGGGGCAGCTTCGCCGCGTGGAAGCGGGCCTTCCAGGAGCGCGGGTGCGAGCCGTACCTGGCCCGCCGCGTGGAGGACGGGCGGCGCCAG